CCGTGTCGCCCCGCCCCGGCGTGCTTATGCCGGTCCGTTCCCAGATATCGGCCACATGCGGGTAGTCCGCGGCCCAATAATCGCGGATGGTGTAGGACGCTTCTTTTTCCATGGCACTATTTTAACAAATAGCGAATTGACAATTCAATAGAAGCGGCCAAAAGGCGGCCGTCGGTACCTGTTTACCAGCGCCCGCTCCTTTGCAGCCTCGGCCGGGGGAAATGCTCGGTTACGGCGAGCGAGCGGTGCAGCTCCGCTTCGGACAGCTCGTGGTTGTGCAACTGGCCGCGGAAGTAAGCGTCGTAACCGTTCAGGTCCATCAGGCCATGGCCGCTCAGGTTGAACAGGATGACCTTTTCCTTCCCGGCCTCCCTGGCCCGCTTCGCCTCCTCGATCACCGCGGCCAGCGCGTGGCCCGTTTCGGGGGCGATGATGATGCCCTCGCTGCGGGCGAAAAGGACCGCCGCCTCAAAGCATTCCAGCTGGTTGTAGCTCCGAGGCGAGATCAGGCCCTCGACGGCCGCCTGCGAGACCAAGGGCGCCATGCCGTGATAGCGCAGGCCCCCGGCATGGATCGCCGGCGGCATGAAGGCGTGCCCCAGGGAGTACATGGGCAGGAGCGGGGTCAGCCGCGCCGTGTCGCCGTGGTCGTAGAGGAAGGGGGCGCGCGTCAGGGTCGGGCAGGAGGCCGGCTCGACCGGGATGATGTCGATGTCCGCCCCCGCGATCTTGTCGCAGACGAACGGGAAGGAGAGGCCGGCGAAGTTGGAGCCGCCGCCCACGCAGGCGATGACCGTGTCCACCTTCTTTTCGCCGGCCTTGGCCAGCTGCTTTTTCGCCTCCAGGCCGATGATCGTCTGGTGCAGCAGCACGTGGTTGAGCACGCTGCCCAGCGCGTAGCGGGAACGGCCGCTGCTGTCGCTGACCGCGGCTTCGATCGCCTCGGAGATGGCGATGCCCAGGCTGCCGGGCGATTCTGGATCCTCTGCCAGGATGGCGCGGCCGGCGGCGGTTTCCACGCTCGGGCTGGGGACGCAGGCGGCTCCCCAGGTTTCCATCATCACCTTGCGCATCGGCTTCTGTTCGAAGCTGCACTTGACCATGAATACCTTGCACTCCAGGCCTTGAAGCGAGCAGGCGAAGGCCAGGGCGCTGCCCCACTGGCCGGCGCCGGTCTCCGTGTACAGGCGGCGGACGCCGAATTGGCGGTTGTACCAGGCCTGGGCCACGGCGGTATTGGCCTTGTGGGAGCCGGGCGGGGAGACGCTCTCATTCTTGAAATAGATGCGCGCCGGGGTGCGCAATTTTTTCTCCAACCCGGCGGCGCGCTGCAAAGGCGTGGGCCTCCAGCGGCAAAGGATCTCCAGGACCGCTTCGGGGATGTCGATCCAGCGCTGGCGGCTGACCTCCTGCTCGATCAGGTTCATCGGGAAAACGGGGCTCAGCGCGTCGGGGCTGACGGGCCGGCCGTCGGGGCCCAGCGGCGGCAGCAACGGGGTCGGCAGGTCGGCGGCCAGGTTGTACCACTGGCGCGGGATCTCGTTTTTAGCCAGCCGTAGGTCGTTCGCGTTCGCAGTTTTTTGTTTCATTCGCCTTCTCCTTGGTTTTGGAATAGGAAGCATGTTTCTATTTGAAGAAACATTCAATCATGGATCGGCGTTCGTGTCAAGAAAAATAATTAAAAAACATTTTCTAGGGGTGAAATGGGCGTAGTTCGGTCTTACTTTTTGATATGTCTTGGAGCGGTCTGGCGTCGCTGTTTTCTTTCCAGGACAGCGATCATGAGCTTGAAAGGCGAGTCCTTTTTCTTCAGCTCGCGCGAGCCGCGGGTGATCTTGCAGAGGCTGAGACCCAGCTGGCGGGCGATCTGCCGCTGGCTGTCCCCCCGGTCCAGGAGCTTGACCAGCTCCCAGCGCGACGATATCTCGCGGATCTCGTTGGGCGTGAGCAGGCTGTTCAGGAAGCGGAGAATGGCGCGCGGATCGGAGGTCGCGGCCAGGGCGCGGGCCATCTCCTCCATCGCTTTCGTCTTCTTGGCCGGAGTCATCTTGCCGTCATTGTCGGCAAAATCGTCCTGCTTGTCAAGTTCTCTCGCAAATAGTAAAATTCCCGCCATGGAGGAAACATGATGAAAAGGACTTTCGTTCTGTTTTTCCTGGTATTGCTTCTGGCCGCCTGCGTTTCGCCTGTGCGCGTCTATTATTTCCCGGGCGCCAGGCACTACCCGCCCACCAAAACCTCGTCTGTGGAGCTGTTGCGCTGGGAACCGCAGCGGCCGTACGAGGCTTTCGCCGAGATCCGCTACGATCCGCCGCGGGGGTACAGCCGCAACGAGGTGGAGTGGCGGCTGCGCGAGAAGGGAGCCGACATTGGCGCCGACGCCCTGGTGATCAGCGTGGATACCATCTACCGCGAAAGGGTGTGGGTCGGGCCATATCATTATTACCGCAATCCCCATGTCGGCCGCGCCGTGGCCGTGGTCCGCGACTTCATCATCGAAGCGGTCGCCATCCGCTACCATTGACATGAAGATCGTCGATCTGGCTCCGGAGCACGAAGCGATTTACTGCCAGTGCCTCGAGGAATGGTCGGACGAGATCCGCGAGGCGGGCGATCACAAGCGCGAATGGTACGGCAAGAACCGCGGCCAGGGATTGCGGGTCAAGCTGGCCCAGGACGACGCCGGCACGGTCGGCGGCATGATCCAATACCTCCCCATCGAGCAGTCGCCGGCCGACGGAGCGGGCCTCTATTTCATCCTTTGCGTCTGGGTGCACGGCCACAAGCAGGGGCGGGGCAATTTCCAGAAAAAGGGGATGGGCGAGGCCCTGCTGGCGGCGGCCGAAGCCGATGCCCTGGCGCTCGGCGCCACGGGCATGGCCGCCTGGGGAGTGTCGCTCCCGTTCTGGATGCGCGCTTCCTGGTTTAAAAAGCA
Above is a window of Candidatus Aminicenantes bacterium DNA encoding:
- a CDS encoding TrpB-like pyridoxal phosphate-dependent enzyme, giving the protein MKQKTANANDLRLAKNEIPRQWYNLAADLPTPLLPPLGPDGRPVSPDALSPVFPMNLIEQEVSRQRWIDIPEAVLEILCRWRPTPLQRAAGLEKKLRTPARIYFKNESVSPPGSHKANTAVAQAWYNRQFGVRRLYTETGAGQWGSALAFACSLQGLECKVFMVKCSFEQKPMRKVMMETWGAACVPSPSVETAAGRAILAEDPESPGSLGIAISEAIEAAVSDSSGRSRYALGSVLNHVLLHQTIIGLEAKKQLAKAGEKKVDTVIACVGGGSNFAGLSFPFVCDKIAGADIDIIPVEPASCPTLTRAPFLYDHGDTARLTPLLPMYSLGHAFMPPAIHAGGLRYHGMAPLVSQAAVEGLISPRSYNQLECFEAAVLFARSEGIIIAPETGHALAAVIEEAKRAREAGKEKVILFNLSGHGLMDLNGYDAYFRGQLHNHELSEAELHRSLAVTEHFPRPRLQRSGRW
- a CDS encoding Trp family transcriptional regulator, which produces MAGILLFARELDKQDDFADNDGKMTPAKKTKAMEEMARALAATSDPRAILRFLNSLLTPNEIREISSRWELVKLLDRGDSQRQIARQLGLSLCKITRGSRELKKKDSPFKLMIAVLERKQRRQTAPRHIKK
- a CDS encoding GNAT family N-acetyltransferase, producing MKIVDLAPEHEAIYCQCLEEWSDEIREAGDHKREWYGKNRGQGLRVKLAQDDAGTVGGMIQYLPIEQSPADGAGLYFILCVWVHGHKQGRGNFQKKGMGEALLAAAEADALALGATGMAAWGVSLPFWMRASWFKKHGYKKADKNGMMALMWKPFSDDAQPPAWIKAKKKPQPESGKVVVTGLLNGWCPAMSMVHERARRAVAELGDKVEFREIRTDDHAVFLEWGITDALFIDNKEVRNGPPPKYEKIKKKIARRVRKL